In the Campylobacter sp. RM6914 genome, one interval contains:
- the uvrC gene encoding excinuclease ABC subunit UvrC, translating to MLIDEIKTLPNEPGVYQYFDSANRLLYVGKAKILKNRVRSYFSFYNGLLPSPKVSPRIHKMLSETVHLEYIVTSSEADALILENSFIKQLKPKYNILLRDDKTYPYIFINLNDDFPRFEITRKIVKGSNIRYFGPYFSGARELLDAIYLNFALVQKKSCLKSKKACLFYQLGRCKAPCEAKISASDYALIVKEAMHALQNPNLLIERLSKVMLSYAQTQNYEQAAAVRDQIETLKNMQIKVEVDLAKLEDFEAYAVVASHSLLCAIRFSVQNGKINGVKTSIANAKDSDESTINEAYKHIILESFAPDQPFISTKIYTLDEFEDAALVEKILNERHSTRKFSIQTPKIGEKRKICEIAAKNAHISIEKYLKTTQSELLEEIANYFELSTTPYVIEAFDNSHLFGEATVGAMVRYENGEWTKQNYRHMHLSAKNDYDQMKESLSARALRFDKLSPPDLWVLDGGEAILNLACEILASSGTNIDVIAISKEKVDAKAYRAKGSAKDKIYTLKGKFSLGTDDKKLQFFQKLRDESHRFVINFHRKTKQKQDMQNSKLAQAGISAGQIVKLLNFYGSFDKIYTANLDEIANVTNKSVARKIDSLRQSET from the coding sequence ATGCTAATTGACGAGATAAAAACTCTACCAAACGAACCTGGCGTCTATCAGTATTTTGATAGTGCAAACCGCCTTTTATACGTAGGCAAGGCTAAAATTTTGAAAAATCGTGTCAGAAGCTACTTTAGCTTTTATAACGGACTTTTGCCAAGCCCAAAAGTAAGCCCACGCATACATAAGATGTTAAGCGAAACCGTCCACCTTGAATACATCGTAACGTCAAGCGAAGCTGACGCATTAATCCTTGAAAACTCCTTTATCAAGCAACTTAAGCCAAAATATAACATCTTGTTAAGAGACGACAAGACTTACCCTTATATATTTATAAATTTAAATGATGATTTTCCTAGGTTTGAGATAACACGAAAGATAGTAAAAGGTTCAAATATACGCTATTTTGGACCATATTTCAGTGGAGCTAGAGAACTACTTGACGCTATTTACTTAAATTTTGCTCTTGTGCAAAAAAAGTCATGCCTTAAAAGCAAAAAGGCGTGTTTGTTTTATCAACTGGGTCGCTGTAAAGCACCTTGCGAGGCTAAAATTTCAGCAAGCGACTATGCTTTAATCGTAAAGGAAGCCATGCATGCTTTGCAAAATCCAAATTTGCTCATTGAGCGCCTATCAAAAGTCATGTTAAGCTATGCGCAAACCCAAAACTACGAACAAGCCGCAGCTGTTAGAGATCAGATAGAGACGCTAAAAAACATGCAGATAAAAGTCGAAGTCGATCTTGCCAAGCTTGAAGACTTTGAAGCTTACGCAGTAGTTGCTTCGCACTCTTTGCTTTGTGCGATTAGATTTAGTGTTCAAAACGGTAAGATAAACGGAGTAAAAACATCTATCGCAAATGCAAAAGATAGCGATGAAAGCACGATAAACGAAGCTTATAAACACATTATCCTTGAAAGCTTCGCGCCTGATCAGCCATTTATAAGCACTAAAATTTATACCCTTGATGAATTTGAAGATGCAGCGCTGGTTGAGAAAATTTTAAACGAGAGGCACTCTACTAGGAAATTTAGCATACAAACGCCAAAAATCGGCGAAAAACGTAAAATTTGCGAGATCGCCGCCAAAAATGCCCACATAAGCATAGAAAAATATCTTAAAACAACACAAAGCGAGCTACTTGAAGAGATCGCAAACTACTTTGAACTTAGCACGACACCTTATGTTATCGAAGCTTTTGATAACTCACATTTATTTGGAGAGGCAACAGTTGGTGCTATGGTGCGTTATGAAAACGGTGAATGGACAAAACAAAACTACCGCCACATGCATTTAAGTGCTAAAAACGACTACGACCAGATGAAAGAGAGCCTAAGTGCTCGAGCGCTTAGATTTGACAAACTTTCCCCGCCCGATCTTTGGGTGCTTGACGGCGGAGAGGCTATACTTAATCTAGCTTGCGAAATTTTAGCAAGTAGTGGGACAAATATCGACGTTATCGCCATTTCAAAAGAAAAAGTAGACGCAAAAGCATACCGCGCAAAAGGCTCGGCAAAAGATAAAATTTATACATTAAAAGGCAAATTTAGCCTTGGCACAGATGATAAAAAACTACAATTTTTCCAAAAGCTACGCGATGAAAGCCACCGTTTTGTTATAAATTTCCACCGTAAAACAAAACAAAAACAAGACATGCAAAACTCAAAACTCGCACAAGCCGGGATTTCGGCGGGACAGATTGTGAAGTTATTAAATTTTTATGGAAGTTTCGATAAAATCTATACGGCAAATTTGGACGAAATAGCAAACGTTACAAATAAAAGCGTTGCGCGAAAGATCGACAGCCTTAGGCAATCCGAAACATAA